One segment of Campylobacter hominis ATCC BAA-381 DNA contains the following:
- the purM gene encoding phosphoribosylformylglycinamidine cyclo-ligase: MISYKEAGVDIDAGNSFVNEIKPFVKDTFTPLVLGGIGSFSGAVRLPVGYKNPAILGATDGVGTKLRLAIDAGKVDFVGQDLVAMCVNDLICNFAEPIFFLDYYATAKLEIETAKRVVAGIAKGCKMANCALIGGETAEMPSMYEGKDFDLAGFAVGIAEIDEIDRTKFVKEDDVLLALPSTGLHSNGFSLARKVVNDLGLKFDEKIGEKSLIDTLLEPTRIYVKDFLKLKSHIHALAHITGGGLIENLPRVFRAGLGAKIEKSAIRTPEIFKIIAKMVDSHEMQRTFNNGVGLVIVAGKDEADFILSNSDAYIIGEVCKGEGVKIL; the protein is encoded by the coding sequence ATGATAAGCTACAAAGAAGCCGGTGTCGATATCGACGCGGGAAACAGTTTTGTTAATGAAATAAAACCGTTTGTAAAAGATACTTTTACGCCTTTGGTTCTTGGTGGAATCGGTTCTTTCAGCGGAGCTGTGCGTTTGCCTGTCGGATATAAAAATCCTGCAATTTTAGGTGCAACGGACGGTGTCGGTACAAAACTTAGACTTGCGATTGATGCCGGCAAAGTTGATTTTGTAGGACAAGATTTAGTTGCAATGTGTGTAAATGATTTAATTTGCAATTTTGCCGAGCCGATTTTCTTTTTGGATTATTATGCTACCGCAAAGCTTGAAATAGAAACCGCGAAACGCGTAGTAGCAGGAATTGCAAAAGGTTGCAAAATGGCAAATTGCGCTTTAATCGGAGGAGAAACAGCTGAAATGCCTTCTATGTATGAAGGGAAAGATTTTGATTTGGCCGGATTTGCCGTAGGAATTGCTGAAATTGATGAAATTGATCGCACAAAATTTGTAAAAGAAGATGATGTTCTTTTAGCGCTTCCAAGCACAGGACTCCACTCAAACGGTTTTTCTTTGGCAAGAAAAGTTGTAAATGATTTGGGGCTTAAATTTGATGAAAAAATCGGTGAAAAAAGTTTAATTGATACACTTTTGGAACCGACAAGAATTTATGTAAAAGATTTCTTAAAATTAAAAAGTCATATTCACGCGCTTGCGCATATTACAGGCGGCGGCTTGATAGAAAATTTACCGCGTGTTTTCAGAGCGGGTCTTGGCGCTAAAATAGAAAAATCAGCAATTAGAACACCTGAAATTTTTAAAATTATCGCAAAAATGGTAGATTCACATGAAATGCAAAGAACTTTCAATAACGGCGTAGGACTTGTCATCGTTGCAGGTAAAGATGAAGCGGATTTTATTCTTTCAAACTCGGATGCTTATATAATCGGTGAAGTTTGCAAAGGAGAAGGTGTAAAGATTTTATAA
- the dapF gene encoding diaminopimelate epimerase — translation MKISKYNASGNDFVIFESDSFHNYSNLARKICNRHKGIGADGLIVIIKNKSEISNKISSLILDLNNDKIDFAWDFYNSDGSKADMCGNGSRAAALFAYENKIANKNMKFLTGAGIINAEICEINKHLAIVESELTKPVKKAENFSENGFLWSFYDTGVPHLVTFVKDLNDFNIEVARNLRKKYNANVNFASFKDEILRVRTYERGVEDETLACGTGMAACFITGVINFNLQNVVKVMPKSGEILYLRKNDDKVFFKGAVSHSFDALFYDE, via the coding sequence ATAAAAATCTCAAAATATAACGCAAGCGGAAATGATTTTGTAATTTTTGAAAGCGACTCCTTTCACAATTATTCAAATTTGGCTCGCAAAATTTGCAACCGTCATAAAGGAATCGGAGCGGATGGTTTAATAGTAATCATTAAAAATAAATCTGAAATTTCAAACAAAATATCAAGTCTGATTTTAGATTTAAATAATGACAAAATAGATTTTGCATGGGATTTTTATAATTCAGATGGAAGCAAAGCTGATATGTGCGGAAACGGTTCAAGAGCAGCTGCGCTTTTTGCTTATGAAAATAAAATAGCAAATAAAAATATGAAATTTTTAACCGGTGCCGGTATTATAAATGCTGAAATTTGCGAAATAAATAAACATCTGGCAATAGTTGAAAGTGAATTGACAAAACCTGTTAAAAAAGCTGAAAATTTCAGTGAAAACGGTTTTTTATGGAGTTTTTACGATACCGGTGTTCCTCACTTGGTTACTTTTGTAAAAGATCTGAATGATTTTAATATAGAAGTTGCAAGAAATTTACGTAAAAAATATAATGCAAATGTAAATTTTGCAAGCTTTAAAGATGAAATTTTAAGAGTTAGAACTTATGAACGCGGAGTGGAAGATGAGACATTGGCTTGCGGAACAGGAATGGCTGCATGCTTTATAACAGGAGTTATAAATTTTAATCTACAAAACGTTGTAAAAGTAATGCCAAAAAGCGGTGAAATTTTATATTTAAGAAAGAACGATGATAAAGTCTTTTTTAAAGGAGCTGTGTCTCATAGTTTTGATGCTTTGTTTTATGATGAATGA
- the coaE gene encoding dephospho-CoA kinase (Dephospho-CoA kinase (CoaE) performs the final step in coenzyme A biosynthesis.), whose protein sequence is MYQNAFVLTGTIGSGKSTVANFLKLYGFHVIDADKITHEILEKNTDKITEIFGKQILENGKISRQKLGNLVFKDKNKLEMLENFLHPKIRDKIYKNCELPEISGFPYFVDIPLFYEKNNYKNFKKVVVVYAKNEILKERIKKRNHLNDEEAKNRINLQMNIEKKREMANFVIDNSGDLKHLESEILKFIKGLKNEYKNLKI, encoded by the coding sequence ATGTATCAAAATGCGTTTGTGCTGACAGGAACGATAGGTTCAGGAAAAAGCACGGTGGCAAATTTTTTGAAACTTTACGGTTTTCACGTAATCGATGCCGATAAAATTACGCACGAAATTTTAGAAAAAAATACAGACAAAATAACTGAAATTTTTGGAAAGCAAATTTTGGAAAACGGTAAAATTTCGCGCCAAAAGCTTGGAAATTTAGTTTTTAAAGATAAAAATAAACTTGAAATGTTAGAAAATTTTTTGCATCCGAAAATCAGAGATAAAATTTATAAAAATTGCGAATTACCTGAAATTTCGGGATTTCCTTATTTTGTGGATATTCCACTGTTTTATGAAAAAAACAATTACAAAAATTTTAAAAAAGTCGTAGTGGTTTACGCAAAAAATGAAATTTTAAAAGAGCGTATAAAAAAAAGAAATCATTTAAATGATGAAGAAGCAAAAAATAGAATAAATTTACAAATGAATATAGAAAAAAAACGTGAAATGGCAAATTTTGTCATTGATAACAGCGGCGATTTAAAACATTTGGAAAGCGAAATTTTAAAATTTATAAAAGGTCTTAAAAATGAGTATAAAAATCTCAAAATATAA